One genomic region from Methanocaldococcus fervens AG86 encodes:
- a CDS encoding CBS domain-containing protein codes for MELTVVQKEILQELINLYREKNRPIKGTEIALRLNRNPGTIRNQMQALRALDLVDGVPGPKGGYVPTSKAYRALGLGDEGEIIVPIYKDGKKVEGVKVVKIEFDTVSHEKYCSSKIHIEGDTKHFNIGDIIRVGPTYHNKIIINGRIIGRDDIHRILLIDVLGVSSIPNVKVGEVGIQKVYTLNPDNTLKEAAKLFAEKNISGAPVVDNDNLIGIISLHDIAENIENVDRKVKEVMNKNVLTIHKDEKIYDALKIMNKNNVGRLVIVDDNNKIVGIITRTDILKIISGKFPRSFHTQ; via the coding sequence ATGGAACTAACTGTAGTTCAAAAAGAAATACTGCAAGAGTTAATAAACCTATACCGGGAAAAAAATAGACCAATAAAAGGAACTGAAATTGCTTTAAGATTAAATAGAAACCCAGGAACTATAAGAAACCAAATGCAGGCTTTAAGAGCTTTAGATTTGGTTGATGGTGTTCCAGGTCCTAAGGGGGGATATGTTCCAACAAGCAAAGCATACAGGGCTTTAGGATTGGGAGATGAAGGAGAAATAATAGTGCCAATTTACAAAGATGGAAAGAAGGTTGAGGGAGTTAAGGTAGTAAAAATAGAATTTGACACGGTTTCACATGAAAAATACTGTTCTTCAAAAATTCACATTGAAGGGGATACAAAACATTTCAACATTGGGGATATTATTAGGGTTGGCCCAACTTATCACAACAAAATTATCATAAATGGAAGGATTATAGGTAGAGACGATATACATAGGATATTGTTGATTGATGTCTTAGGAGTTTCAAGTATTCCAAACGTAAAAGTTGGTGAAGTTGGAATTCAGAAAGTTTATACTCTAAACCCAGATAACACCTTAAAGGAAGCTGCTAAATTGTTCGCTGAAAAAAATATTAGCGGAGCTCCAGTTGTCGATAATGACAACCTAATCGGAATAATCAGCTTACACGATATTGCTGAAAATATAGAAAACGTTGATAGGAAAGTTAAAGAGGTTATGAATAAAAACGTTCTAACAATACATAAAGATGAAAAAATATACGATGCATTAAAAATTATGAACAAAAATAACGTTGGTAGGTTGGTTATAGTAGACGATAATAACAAAATCGTCGGAATTATAACGAGAACAGACATATTAAAGATCATTAGCGGAAAATTTCCAAGGAGTTTCCATACTCAATAG
- the oadA gene encoding sodium-extruding oxaloacetate decarboxylase subunit alpha gives MVKIVDTTFRDAQQSLIATRMRTEDMLPIAEKMDEVGFSSMEVWGGATFDACIRYLNEDPWERLRALKKRIQNTPLQMLLRGQNLVGYRHYPDDIVEKFVIKAHENGIDIFRIFDALNDVRNMETAIKTAKKVGAEVQGAICYTISPVHTIDQYVELAKKLEEMGCDSIYIKDMAGLLTPYEGYELVKRLKEEVSVPIGVHSHCTSGLAPMTYLKVIEAGADMVDCTISPFAMGTSQPPTESIVVALKGTKYDTGLDLKLLNEIRDYFMKVREKYKMLFSPISQIVDARVLVYQVPGGMLSNLVSQLKEQGALDKFEDVLKEIPRVRKDLGYPPLVTPTSQIVGTQAVLNVLTEERYKIITNEVVNYVKGFYGKPPAPINPELLKRVLDEGEKPITCRPADLLEPEWEKVKKEAEEKGIVKKEEDILTYALYPQIAVKFLRGELKAEPIPKEKDIGKILEIPTEYIVEVDGEKFEVRVEPKIGTELKRKKEIVTAEMEGAVTSPFRGMVTKIKVKEGDKVKKGDVIVVLEAMKMEHPIESPVEGTVEKILIDEGDAVNVGDVIMIIK, from the coding sequence ATGGTTAAGATTGTAGATACTACTTTTAGGGATGCACAACAGTCATTGATAGCTACAAGAATGAGAACTGAGGATATGCTACCAATTGCAGAAAAAATGGATGAAGTTGGTTTTAGTTCTATGGAGGTATGGGGAGGTGCTACTTTTGATGCGTGTATAAGATATTTAAATGAAGACCCATGGGAGAGGTTAAGAGCTTTAAAAAAGAGGATTCAAAACACTCCATTACAGATGCTTTTAAGAGGGCAGAACTTAGTTGGTTACAGGCATTATCCAGATGATATTGTAGAGAAGTTCGTTATAAAAGCTCATGAAAATGGAATTGATATTTTTAGAATTTTTGACGCTTTAAACGATGTAAGAAACATGGAAACTGCAATAAAAACAGCTAAAAAAGTAGGAGCTGAAGTTCAAGGAGCTATATGTTATACAATAAGCCCTGTTCATACAATCGACCAATACGTTGAGCTTGCAAAAAAATTAGAAGAGATGGGTTGTGATTCAATATATATTAAAGATATGGCAGGTCTTTTAACTCCTTACGAAGGATATGAATTAGTTAAAAGATTGAAAGAGGAGGTTTCAGTTCCAATTGGTGTTCATAGCCACTGCACCAGCGGTTTAGCCCCAATGACTTATTTGAAGGTTATAGAGGCAGGAGCTGATATGGTAGATTGTACAATATCACCATTTGCCATGGGAACTTCTCAGCCACCAACAGAAAGTATTGTTGTAGCGTTAAAAGGAACTAAATATGACACTGGCTTAGATTTGAAGTTATTGAATGAGATTAGAGATTACTTCATGAAAGTTAGGGAGAAATATAAAATGCTATTCTCTCCAATATCCCAAATTGTTGATGCAAGGGTTTTGGTATATCAAGTTCCAGGGGGGATGTTGTCTAACTTAGTATCTCAGCTCAAAGAGCAGGGAGCTTTGGATAAGTTTGAGGATGTTTTAAAAGAGATTCCAAGGGTTAGAAAGGATTTGGGTTATCCTCCATTAGTTACCCCAACCTCTCAGATAGTTGGAACTCAAGCAGTTTTAAATGTCTTAACTGAAGAGAGATACAAGATTATAACAAATGAAGTAGTTAACTATGTAAAAGGCTTTTATGGAAAACCACCAGCTCCAATCAACCCAGAGTTGTTGAAGAGAGTTTTAGATGAAGGGGAGAAGCCAATTACCTGCAGACCTGCAGATTTATTAGAGCCAGAATGGGAGAAAGTTAAAAAGGAAGCTGAAGAAAAAGGAATTGTTAAGAAAGAGGAGGATATATTAACCTATGCATTGTATCCACAAATTGCTGTTAAGTTCTTAAGAGGGGAGTTGAAAGCTGAGCCCATACCAAAAGAAAAAGATATTGGAAAGATTTTAGAGATCCCAACAGAGTATATTGTAGAAGTTGATGGGGAGAAATTTGAAGTTAGAGTAGAACCAAAGATTGGGACAGAGTTGAAGAGGAAGAAAGAAATTGTAACTGCAGAAATGGAAGGGGCTGTGACATCACCATTTAGAGGAATGGTAACCAAGATTAAGGTTAAAGAAGGAGACAAAGTTAAGAAAGGAGATGTCATTGTTGTATTAGAGGCAATGAAGATGGAGCATCCAATAGAAAGCCCTGTTGAGGGAACAGTTGAGAAGATATTGATTGATGAAGGAGATGCCGTGAATGTTGGAGACGTAATTATGATTATTAAATAA
- a CDS encoding acetyl-CoA carboxylase biotin carboxylase subunit, which translates to MFNKVLIANRGEIAIRIIRACWELGIKTVAVYSEADKRSLHVTLADEAYCIGPSPAAKSYLNIDAILNVAEKAKVDAIHPGYGFLAENAEFARAVKKAGFEFIGPNPKAIEAMGSKINAKKIMKKAGVPLIPGSDGAVEDVDEAIEIAEAIGFPVVVKASAGGGGMGMSVAYSKEELKDVIESAKNIAKSAFGDPTVFIEKYLENPRHIEIQLLGDKHGNIIHLGDRECSIQRRHQKLIEEAPSPIMTEELRERMGEAAIKAGKAINYDSAGTVEFLYENGNFYFLEMNTRIQVEHTVTEQVTGIDLVKAMIKIAAGEELSIKQEDVEIRGHAIECRINAEDPLNDFVPCPGKIKLYRSPGGPGVRIDSGICGGAEIPPYYDSMVAKLITYGNSREEAIARMRRALKEYVIVGITTNIPFHRAVLEEENFLKGNISTHYVEQNMHKLKTRMVQYALETRDLYSVVSEKVFEKNKKIVAAMGGLTMYISQIMKENEKNKKKL; encoded by the coding sequence ATGTTTAACAAAGTTTTAATCGCAAATAGGGGGGAAATAGCAATTAGAATTATAAGGGCATGTTGGGAGTTAGGGATTAAGACGGTTGCAGTTTACTCTGAAGCAGATAAAAGGTCTCTGCATGTAACTTTAGCTGATGAAGCCTACTGCATAGGTCCATCTCCAGCAGCGAAGAGTTATCTAAACATTGATGCTATTCTAAACGTCGCTGAAAAGGCAAAAGTTGATGCTATTCATCCAGGTTATGGATTCTTAGCCGAAAATGCTGAATTTGCGAGAGCTGTTAAAAAAGCAGGTTTTGAATTTATTGGTCCAAATCCCAAAGCTATAGAGGCAATGGGGAGTAAAATTAACGCTAAAAAAATCATGAAAAAAGCAGGAGTTCCTTTAATCCCTGGTAGTGATGGTGCTGTTGAAGATGTTGATGAGGCAATAGAGATAGCTGAAGCTATTGGTTTTCCAGTAGTTGTTAAGGCCTCCGCTGGCGGTGGAGGAATGGGGATGAGCGTTGCCTACAGTAAAGAAGAATTAAAGGATGTTATAGAATCTGCAAAAAATATTGCTAAAAGTGCATTTGGTGATCCAACAGTATTTATTGAAAAATATTTGGAAAATCCAAGACATATTGAAATCCAACTTTTAGGAGATAAACATGGAAATATCATCCATTTAGGAGATAGGGAATGTTCTATCCAAAGAAGACATCAAAAATTGATTGAGGAGGCTCCATCTCCAATAATGACTGAAGAATTAAGAGAAAGAATGGGGGAGGCTGCAATTAAAGCAGGAAAGGCAATAAACTACGATAGTGCAGGGACTGTTGAGTTTTTATATGAAAATGGAAACTTCTACTTCTTAGAGATGAACACAAGGATACAGGTTGAGCACACAGTTACAGAGCAAGTTACTGGGATTGATTTAGTTAAAGCTATGATTAAAATAGCTGCTGGAGAAGAATTAAGTATAAAACAGGAGGATGTTGAGATAAGAGGGCATGCAATTGAGTGCAGAATAAACGCTGAAGACCCATTAAATGACTTCGTCCCATGCCCAGGAAAAATAAAGCTTTACAGATCCCCAGGAGGACCGGGAGTTAGAATAGACAGCGGTATTTGTGGAGGGGCAGAGATTCCTCCATATTACGATTCAATGGTAGCTAAGCTTATAACTTATGGTAACAGTAGGGAAGAGGCAATAGCAAGGATGAGAAGGGCTTTAAAAGAGTATGTTATAGTAGGAATTACAACAAACATTCCGTTCCACAGGGCTGTTTTAGAAGAAGAGAACTTCTTAAAAGGAAATATCTCAACACACTATGTTGAGCAGAATATGCACAAATTGAAGACAAGAATGGTTCAATACGCATTAGAAACAAGAGATTTGTATAGCGTAGTTTCAGAAAAAGTATTTGAGAAGAATAAAAAGATTGTTGCAGCAATGGGCGGTTTAACAATGTATATCTCCCAAATTATGAAAGAGAACGAAAAAAATAAAAAGAAACTGTAA
- the eif5A gene encoding translation initiation factor IF-5A: protein MPGTKQVNVGSLKVGQYVMIDGVPCEIVDISVSKPGKHGGAKARVVGIGIFDKVKKEFVAPTSSKVEVPIIDRRKGQVLALMGDMVQIMDLETYETLELPIPEGIEGLEPGGEVEYIEAVGQYKITRVIGGK, encoded by the coding sequence ATGCCAGGAACAAAACAAGTTAACGTTGGTTCATTGAAAGTTGGACAGTATGTTATGATTGATGGAGTTCCATGTGAGATTGTAGATATTAGCGTTTCAAAGCCAGGAAAACACGGAGGAGCTAAGGCAAGAGTTGTAGGAATTGGAATATTCGATAAAGTTAAGAAGGAATTTGTTGCTCCAACATCAAGCAAAGTAGAAGTTCCAATAATTGACAGAAGAAAAGGACAAGTCTTAGCTTTAATGGGAGATATGGTTCAAATCATGGACTTAGAAACTTACGAAACCTTAGAGTTGCCAATTCCAGAAGGTATTGAAGGTTTAGAACCAGGAGGAGAAGTTGAATACATTGAAGCTGTAGGTCAATACAAAATAACAAGAGTTATTGGCGGAAAATAA
- a CDS encoding anaerobic ribonucleoside-triphosphate reductase activating protein, which produces MKVIVSGIVDLSTIDYPKKCSAVIFLHGCNMRCPYCHNLNHILGHKKEMTVEELFNNIDFFFADAIVISGGEPTLQKDAVIEIAKYAKEKGFPVKIDTNGTRPEVIEELVKNNLIDYVAIDVKCKFDKYKEFVKCKEDGEEIKKKILKIIDLCKKNNVFVECRTTFVPMVMDKEDIEEIAKTVKDCDLYAIQQFEPKDAYDEEFKKLPMPKEDELKELGKIAKKYVDRVVIRTINGVFEI; this is translated from the coding sequence ATGAAAGTTATTGTTTCAGGGATAGTAGATTTATCAACAATAGATTATCCAAAAAAATGCTCTGCAGTGATATTTTTACATGGATGTAATATGAGATGCCCTTATTGCCATAACTTAAATCATATTTTAGGGCATAAAAAGGAGATGACAGTTGAAGAGCTTTTTAATAACATTGATTTTTTCTTTGCAGATGCTATTGTTATAAGTGGAGGAGAACCAACTTTACAAAAAGACGCTGTAATTGAAATAGCCAAATATGCAAAAGAAAAAGGTTTTCCAGTTAAAATTGATACAAATGGAACAAGACCAGAGGTTATTGAAGAGCTCGTAAAAAATAACTTAATTGATTATGTTGCCATAGATGTAAAGTGCAAATTTGATAAATATAAAGAGTTTGTAAAATGTAAAGAAGATGGAGAGGAAATTAAAAAGAAAATCCTTAAAATTATTGATTTATGCAAAAAAAATAATGTATTTGTTGAATGTAGAACAACTTTTGTTCCAATGGTTATGGATAAGGAAGATATTGAAGAGATAGCAAAAACAGTTAAAGATTGTGATTTGTATGCAATTCAGCAGTTTGAACCAAAAGATGCTTATGATGAAGAATTTAAGAAACTACCTATGCCTAAGGAAGATGAGTTAAAAGAATTGGGAAAAATAGCAAAAAAATATGTTGATAGAGTTGTTATAAGAACCATAAATGGTGTTTTTGAGATTTAA
- a CDS encoding plasma-membrane proton-efflux P-type ATPase, translating to MDVKKIEEEFKTSLKTGLSTKEAEERLKIYGYNEIPEKKIHPIIKFLSYFWNPIAWMIEIAAILSAIIKHWVDFIIILILLIVNGVVGFWEEYKAENVIEYLKQKMALNARVLRDGEWKIIPAKELVPGDVVRLRIGDIVPADIILVEGDYLVVDESALTGESLPVEKKVGDVIYSGSIVKKGEITGVVKATGLNTYFGKTVKLVEKAETVSTYQKMIIKVGDYLIILAVILISIMVVVELFRGASLIETIQFALVLAVAAIPAAMPAVLSITMAIGALNLAKKDAVVKKLVAIEELAGVDVLCSDKTGTLTKNQLVCGDIVALNNFSKEDVVLFAALASREEDADAIDMAILNEAKKLNLIEKIKKYKIKKFIPFDPVIKRTEAEVVNDEEFKVSKGAPQVILDLCDADDKLRDEVNKIVDELAGNGYRALGVAVYKNNKWHFAGIIPLYDPPREDAPLAVKKIKEFGVNIKMVTGDHIAIAKNIARMLGIGDKIISISELINKLKRGEIKEAKFDDLVEEADGFAEVFPEHKYEIVNSLQRRNHIVAMTGDGVNDAPALKKANCGIAVSNATDAARAAADIVLLSPGISVVVDAIQEARRIFERMENYVIYRITETIRVLFFMELSILLLGFYPITAIMIVLLAILNDIPILTIAYDNVIEAKQPVKWELNKILPVSTALGLTGVCSSFLLLYIGDFYLNLSLDMIRTLIFLKLIVAGHSTLLVARSKDRLWKKPYPSLLMLLAVLTTDIIGTILAVYGILIEPIGWKLALFVWIYAIIWMFINDEVKILMFKKYRIM from the coding sequence ATGGATGTCAAAAAGATTGAGGAAGAGTTTAAAACTTCTTTAAAAACTGGATTATCCACAAAGGAAGCTGAAGAAAGATTAAAAATTTACGGCTATAATGAAATTCCTGAGAAGAAAATTCACCCGATAATTAAATTTTTATCGTACTTTTGGAATCCAATTGCTTGGATGATTGAGATAGCCGCTATTTTATCAGCAATAATTAAGCATTGGGTTGATTTTATTATAATTTTAATTTTGTTAATTGTTAATGGTGTTGTTGGATTTTGGGAGGAGTATAAAGCTGAGAACGTGATTGAATATTTAAAACAAAAAATGGCTTTAAATGCAAGAGTTTTAAGAGATGGGGAGTGGAAAATAATTCCTGCTAAAGAATTAGTGCCAGGAGATGTTGTTAGATTAAGGATTGGGGATATTGTTCCTGCAGATATAATATTGGTTGAAGGAGATTATTTGGTTGTGGATGAATCTGCTTTGACTGGAGAGAGCTTACCCGTTGAGAAAAAAGTGGGAGATGTTATTTATTCTGGTTCTATCGTTAAGAAGGGGGAGATAACTGGAGTAGTTAAAGCTACTGGGTTAAATACTTACTTTGGAAAAACTGTTAAATTGGTCGAAAAAGCTGAAACTGTTAGCACGTATCAAAAGATGATTATTAAGGTTGGAGATTATTTAATAATTTTGGCAGTAATTTTAATATCAATAATGGTTGTTGTTGAGTTATTTAGAGGGGCAAGTTTAATAGAAACAATTCAATTTGCTTTAGTTTTAGCTGTTGCAGCTATTCCAGCTGCTATGCCTGCAGTTTTATCTATAACTATGGCTATTGGAGCTTTAAATTTGGCAAAAAAAGATGCAGTAGTTAAAAAACTTGTTGCTATTGAAGAGTTGGCTGGTGTAGATGTCCTCTGCTCAGATAAAACAGGAACTTTAACTAAAAACCAACTCGTTTGTGGAGATATTGTAGCTTTAAATAATTTTAGCAAGGAAGATGTTGTTTTATTTGCGGCTCTTGCTTCAAGAGAGGAAGATGCTGACGCAATTGATATGGCAATTTTAAATGAAGCTAAAAAATTGAATTTGATAGAAAAAATAAAAAAATACAAAATAAAGAAATTTATTCCATTTGACCCAGTTATCAAAAGAACTGAGGCAGAAGTAGTTAATGATGAGGAATTTAAAGTCTCAAAAGGAGCTCCTCAGGTAATATTGGATTTATGTGATGCAGATGATAAGCTTAGAGATGAAGTTAATAAAATAGTTGATGAACTTGCTGGGAATGGGTATAGAGCTTTAGGAGTAGCAGTTTATAAAAATAACAAGTGGCATTTTGCTGGAATTATTCCATTATATGATCCTCCAAGAGAAGATGCTCCATTAGCTGTTAAAAAGATTAAGGAGTTTGGAGTTAACATAAAGATGGTTACTGGGGATCATATAGCCATAGCAAAGAATATAGCAAGAATGTTGGGCATTGGAGATAAGATAATTTCAATTAGCGAATTAATAAATAAATTAAAAAGAGGGGAGATTAAAGAGGCAAAATTTGATGATTTGGTTGAAGAGGCTGATGGATTTGCTGAGGTATTTCCAGAACATAAATATGAAATTGTTAATTCACTACAGAGGAGAAATCATATTGTAGCTATGACTGGAGATGGGGTTAACGATGCCCCAGCATTAAAAAAAGCTAATTGTGGAATTGCTGTCTCAAACGCAACTGACGCTGCACGAGCAGCTGCTGATATAGTTTTATTATCTCCAGGGATATCTGTTGTTGTTGATGCAATTCAAGAAGCAAGAAGGATTTTTGAAAGAATGGAAAATTATGTTATCTACAGAATTACTGAAACAATTAGGGTTTTGTTTTTTATGGAGTTATCAATATTATTGCTTGGATTTTATCCAATAACTGCCATAATGATTGTGCTCTTGGCAATATTAAACGATATCCCAATATTAACTATAGCGTATGATAACGTTATTGAAGCAAAACAGCCAGTCAAATGGGAGTTAAATAAAATATTGCCTGTTTCAACAGCTCTTGGATTAACTGGTGTTTGTAGCTCATTCTTGCTGCTTTATATTGGTGATTTTTATTTAAATCTCTCTTTAGATATGATTAGAACTTTAATCTTTCTAAAATTAATAGTTGCTGGACATTCTACCTTATTAGTTGCAAGGTCAAAAGATAGATTATGGAAAAAGCCATATCCAAGCTTATTGATGCTTTTAGCTGTATTAACCACAGATATTATTGGAACAATCTTAGCTGTTTATGGAATACTTATAGAGCCTATTGGCTGGAAATTGGCTTTATTTGTTTGGATTTATGCAATAATTTGGATGTTTATAAATGATGAAGTCAAGATTTTAATGTTTAAAAAATATAGGATAATGTAA
- a CDS encoding CBS domain-containing protein codes for MKVTKIAKNKEVVTVYPTTTIRKALMTMNENKYRRLPVVNPGNNKVVGIITSMDIVNFMGGGSKYNLIREKHGRNFLAAINEPVREIMEENVITLKENADIDEAIETFLTKNVGGVPIVNDDNQLISLITERDTIRALLNKIDESETIDDYITRDVIVATPGERLKDVARTMVRNGFRRLPVVSEERLVGIITSTDFIKLLGGDWAFNQMQTGNVREITNVRMEEIMKRDVITAKEGYKLREVAETMINNDIGALPVVDDDLKVVGIITEKDVLKYFAK; via the coding sequence GTGAAAGTAACTAAAATAGCTAAAAATAAAGAAGTTGTTACGGTATATCCAACAACTACAATAAGAAAGGCATTAATGACAATGAATGAAAACAAATACAGAAGATTGCCAGTTGTAAATCCTGGAAATAATAAGGTTGTTGGTATCATTACGAGCATGGATATCGTAAATTTCATGGGAGGGGGTTCAAAATACAACCTCATTAGAGAGAAGCATGGAAGGAATTTTTTAGCAGCTATAAACGAGCCAGTTAGAGAGATAATGGAGGAGAATGTTATAACTCTCAAGGAGAATGCAGATATTGATGAGGCTATAGAGACGTTTTTAACAAAAAATGTTGGTGGAGTCCCTATAGTTAATGATGATAACCAGTTAATTTCATTAATTACAGAGAGAGACACAATAAGGGCTTTATTAAATAAAATAGACGAAAGCGAGACAATTGATGATTATATAACGAGAGATGTTATCGTAGCTACACCAGGAGAGAGATTAAAAGATGTTGCAAGAACCATGGTTAGAAATGGATTTAGAAGATTGCCGGTTGTTAGTGAGGAGAGATTAGTGGGGATTATAACTTCAACTGATTTTATAAAGCTTTTAGGTGGTGATTGGGCTTTTAATCAGATGCAGACAGGAAATGTTAGGGAGATAACAAACGTTAGAATGGAAGAGATTATGAAGAGGGATGTTATAACTGCTAAAGAAGGATATAAGCTGAGAGAAGTAGCTGAAACAATGATAAATAATGATATTGGAGCTTTGCCAGTAGTTGATGATGATTTAAAGGTTGTGGGGATTATTACTGAGAAGGATGTTTTAAAATACTTTGCTAAATAA
- a CDS encoding DUF61 family protein translates to MIIIVVDMKDVEKIIKGIIKDMNPRFKKKTLGELLEEEKPHVIINGKRHRIKRRELEFLKEIASKNLRIPIVLEVDSSLGGAIKVSGKEEVKVISKILGREIDIFSEKDVMYIYKPELKIVRKELPTTTQLIFKLSLSD, encoded by the coding sequence ATAATTATCATTGTGGTTGATATGAAAGATGTGGAAAAAATTATAAAGGGAATAATAAAAGATATGAATCCAAGATTTAAGAAAAAAACTTTGGGAGAGTTGTTGGAGGAAGAGAAACCACATGTAATAATCAATGGTAAGAGGCATAGGATAAAAAGGAGAGAGCTCGAATTTTTAAAGGAAATTGCAAGTAAAAATTTAAGAATTCCTATTGTCTTAGAGGTTGATTCCTCGTTAGGAGGGGCCATAAAAGTTAGTGGAAAAGAAGAGGTCAAAGTTATCTCAAAGATATTGGGTAGGGAGATAGATATCTTTTCAGAAAAAGATGTAATGTATATATATAAACCAGAACTAAAAATTGTTAGGAAGGAGTTGCCAACAACAACACAGCTTATATTTAAGTTATCCTTATCTGACTAA
- a CDS encoding glycosyltransferase family 2 protein, whose protein sequence is MEMQNSQINKDEVFIVVPAFNEEKMIGKTLKSLKKEGYKNIIVVDDGSADKTSEIAIKENVIVCRHLLNRGLGGALGTGIKCALMYKPKIIVTFDADGQHHPKDIEKVVKPILFDGFDMVVGSRMMDKNELKNMPLVKRIGNFGLNFITRLMGGYFVTDSQSGLRAFSYEAAKKIIKDLKSDRYEVSSEFIILAKKHKLKLKEVPIKTIYTEYSISRGTNVITGFKILFKLIMQKIF, encoded by the coding sequence ATGGAAATGCAAAACAGCCAAATTAATAAGGATGAGGTATTTATTGTTGTTCCCGCATTTAACGAAGAAAAGATGATTGGAAAAACTCTAAAGAGTTTAAAAAAGGAAGGATATAAAAATATAATTGTTGTTGATGATGGCTCAGCTGACAAAACTTCAGAGATTGCCATAAAAGAGAATGTTATTGTATGTAGGCATTTATTAAATAGAGGTCTTGGAGGAGCTTTAGGAACCGGAATTAAATGCGCTTTAATGTATAAACCAAAAATAATTGTAACTTTTGATGCAGATGGGCAACACCACCCCAAAGATATTGAAAAGGTTGTTAAGCCAATATTATTTGATGGCTTCGATATGGTTGTTGGTAGTAGGATGATGGATAAGAATGAGTTAAAAAACATGCCTTTAGTAAAAAGGATAGGTAATTTTGGATTAAACTTTATAACTCGTTTGATGGGAGGTTATTTTGTAACTGACAGCCAAAGTGGTTTAAGGGCTTTCTCTTATGAAGCTGCTAAAAAAATAATAAAGGACTTAAAAAGTGATAGGTATGAAGTTTCTTCAGAATTTATAATCTTGGCCAAAAAACATAAGTTGAAATTAAAAGAAGTGCCAATAAAAACAATCTATACAGAATACTCAATAAGTAGAGGAACTAACGTTATAACCGGCTTTAAAATCTTGTTTAAATTGATTATGCAGAAGATTTTTTAA